In bacterium, a genomic segment contains:
- a CDS encoding GlsB/YeaQ/YmgE family stress response membrane protein: MSILAWMIVGIIAGWLAKRVILGEGPRGVPGDLVIGVVGAIGGGWIFNYFGHPGATGVNIGSVVVAFVGAVVVLWLMRQLVGTRGAKLA, encoded by the coding sequence ATGAGTATTCTGGCATGGATGATCGTCGGGATTATCGCAGGCTGGCTGGCGAAGAGGGTGATTCTGGGTGAGGGGCCCAGGGGCGTTCCCGGAGATCTGGTGATCGGGGTCGTCGGCGCCATCGGGGGCGGATGGATCTTCAACTACTTTGGGCACCCCGGCGCCACGGGTGTGAACATTGGGTCCGTCGTCGTCGCCTTTGTCGGGGCCGTGGTCGTGCTGTGGCTGATGCGACAGCTCGTCGGGACGAGGGGTGCCAAACTAGCATAG